Proteins co-encoded in one Acidobacteriota bacterium genomic window:
- the mutS gene encoding DNA mismatch repair protein MutS, producing the protein MANENSLTPMMEQYFRIKELHPGALLFFRLGDFYEMFYEDARTAAPVLGIALTSRQKVPMCGVPYHAVNAYLPKLLKHGFKVAVCEQVEDPKAAKGVVRREVIKVLTPGTAVEIETEEAKENTFIASLALDDGGWGMALLDLSAGEVRTLEGGWAEARLLADEIFKAGPKEILYPEGAEESLRRVLPADGSNGAALSPAEAWLFDPPQAARVVLEHFGTRSLAAFGLEDKPRAAAAAGALIAYAKRVRQDSLALVQRLSYLNAAGYLVLDAATVRNLELVRNLRDGRVKGTLLDVIDFTVTAPGGRLLRSWLLRPLRDVAEIVRRQDAVAEGLGATIARRELRETLKGVHDLERLVGKIALAAAHPRDLVALKASLVPLPALERGLGAFSSGLLKDMAGRWDNAADIAALVDKAILDEPAFLLTEGGIIKDGWNAELDGLRAVSRSGKGFIAELESRERGRTGIGSLKVRYNKVFGYFIEVTKPNLPQVPADYMRKQTTVNAERFLTPELKEYEDKVLHAEERIGLLEHRLFLEVREAVARETARLQRIAADVAALDVVLALAECAARRGYVRPVVDEEDVLRIEDGRHPVIETSQAEPFIPNDLELDAAGNQILIITGPNMGGKSTFLRQAALIVLLGQMGAFVPARSARIGLVDRVFTRIGAMDFLSVGQSTFMVEMLETAAILHNATSRSLILLDEVGRGTSTFDGLSIAWAVAERLHERPDIRPRTLFATHYHELTELALTLPRIKNCHVSVREWRDEVVFLRKIVPGPSDRSYGIHVAKLAGLPRDVIDRAREILFNLEKQELDESGLPRLARRARPSGDRNQLLLFAEDREYSLLRELKEEIEGLDPASLTPIEALNILAGLKGRIGSPGG; encoded by the coding sequence ATGGCCAACGAAAACTCCCTGACCCCTATGATGGAGCAGTACTTCCGCATCAAGGAGCTCCATCCCGGCGCGCTGCTCTTCTTCCGCCTGGGCGACTTCTACGAGATGTTCTACGAGGACGCCCGGACCGCCGCTCCGGTCCTCGGCATCGCCCTGACCTCGCGGCAGAAGGTGCCGATGTGCGGCGTGCCCTATCACGCCGTCAATGCCTACCTGCCCAAGCTCCTGAAGCATGGCTTCAAGGTGGCCGTTTGCGAGCAGGTCGAGGACCCCAAGGCGGCCAAGGGGGTCGTGCGGCGCGAGGTCATCAAGGTCCTGACGCCGGGCACGGCCGTCGAGATCGAGACCGAGGAGGCCAAGGAGAACACCTTCATCGCCTCCCTGGCCCTCGACGACGGCGGCTGGGGCATGGCCCTGCTCGACCTCTCGGCCGGGGAGGTGCGGACCCTCGAGGGCGGTTGGGCCGAGGCCAGGCTGCTGGCCGACGAGATCTTCAAGGCCGGGCCGAAGGAGATCCTCTATCCCGAGGGCGCCGAGGAGTCCCTGCGGCGCGTCCTGCCGGCCGACGGTTCGAACGGCGCCGCCCTCAGCCCGGCCGAAGCCTGGCTCTTCGACCCGCCCCAGGCGGCCCGCGTCGTCCTGGAGCATTTCGGGACCAGGTCGCTGGCCGCCTTCGGTCTCGAAGACAAGCCCCGGGCCGCGGCCGCCGCGGGCGCGCTCATCGCCTACGCCAAGCGCGTCAGGCAAGATTCCCTGGCCCTCGTCCAGCGCCTCTCCTACCTCAACGCCGCTGGCTATCTCGTCCTCGACGCCGCGACCGTCCGCAACCTCGAGCTTGTCCGCAACCTCCGCGACGGACGGGTCAAGGGCACCCTCCTCGACGTCATCGATTTCACCGTGACCGCGCCGGGCGGCCGCCTGCTCCGGTCCTGGCTCCTCCGGCCCCTGCGGGACGTCGCCGAGATCGTCCGCCGCCAGGACGCCGTGGCCGAGGGGCTGGGCGCGACCATCGCCCGCCGCGAGCTCCGGGAAACGCTCAAGGGTGTCCACGACCTGGAGCGCCTGGTGGGCAAGATCGCCCTGGCCGCCGCCCATCCGCGCGACCTCGTGGCCCTCAAGGCTTCGCTCGTCCCGCTGCCGGCCCTCGAGCGCGGGCTCGGGGCGTTCTCCTCGGGCCTCCTGAAGGACATGGCCGGCCGCTGGGACAACGCCGCCGACATCGCCGCCCTCGTCGACAAGGCCATCCTGGACGAGCCCGCCTTCCTCCTGACCGAGGGCGGGATCATCAAGGACGGCTGGAACGCCGAGCTCGACGGCCTGCGGGCGGTCAGCCGCTCGGGCAAGGGCTTCATCGCCGAGCTCGAGAGCCGGGAGCGCGGGCGCACGGGCATCGGCTCGCTCAAGGTCCGCTACAACAAGGTCTTCGGCTACTTCATCGAGGTGACCAAGCCCAACCTGCCCCAGGTCCCGGCCGACTACATGCGCAAGCAGACGACGGTCAACGCGGAGCGCTTCCTGACGCCCGAGCTCAAGGAGTACGAGGACAAGGTCCTCCACGCCGAGGAGCGCATCGGCCTCCTCGAGCACCGCCTCTTCCTCGAGGTCCGCGAGGCCGTGGCCCGGGAGACAGCCCGCCTGCAGCGGATCGCCGCCGACGTCGCCGCCCTCGACGTCGTCCTGGCCCTGGCCGAGTGCGCCGCCCGGCGCGGCTACGTCCGCCCGGTCGTCGACGAGGAGGACGTCCTCCGGATCGAGGACGGCCGCCACCCCGTCATCGAGACAAGCCAGGCCGAGCCCTTCATCCCCAACGACCTCGAGCTCGACGCCGCCGGGAATCAGATCCTGATCATCACCGGCCCGAACATGGGCGGCAAATCGACCTTCCTGCGCCAGGCGGCGCTCATCGTCCTCCTCGGCCAGATGGGCGCCTTTGTCCCGGCCCGCTCGGCCCGGATCGGCCTGGTCGACCGCGTCTTCACCCGGATCGGGGCCATGGACTTCCTCAGCGTCGGGCAGTCGACCTTCATGGTCGAGATGCTGGAGACGGCCGCGATCCTCCACAACGCCACGTCCCGGAGCCTCATCCTGCTCGACGAGGTCGGCCGGGGCACGAGCACCTTCGACGGGCTGAGCATCGCCTGGGCCGTGGCCGAGCGCCTCCACGAGCGGCCCGACATCCGGCCGCGGACCCTGTTCGCCACCCATTACCACGAGCTGACCGAGCTGGCCCTGACCCTGCCGCGGATCAAGAACTGCCACGTCTCCGTCAGGGAATGGCGGGACGAGGTCGTCTTCCTGCGCAAGATCGTGCCCGGCCCGTCCGACCGGAGCTACGGCATCCACGTGGCCAAGCTGGCCGGACTGCCCCGGGACGTCATCGACCGGGCCCGGGAGATCCTGTTCAACCTGGAGAAGCAGGAGCTCGATGAATCCGGCCTGCCGCGGCTGGCCCGGCGGGCCCGGCCCTCCGGGGACCGGAACCAGCTCCTGCTCTTCGCCGAGGACCGGGAATACTCCCTGCTGCGGGAGCTTAAGGAGGAGATCGAGGGGCTCGACCCTGCGTCCCTGACGCCGATCGAAGCGCTGAATATCCTGGCCGGGCTCAAGGGCCGGATCGGTTCGCCCGGAGGGTAA
- the pgsA gene encoding CDP-diacylglycerol--glycerol-3-phosphate 3-phosphatidyltransferase, whose product MNIPNYLTLARIVAIPAMVAAQLIQFRGHDLVACAIFVFASLTDWLDGWLARRKGLVTVLGQLLDPTADKLLIASALICLVELGRVPAWAAIVIIGREIAVTGFRAMASSKGINIPASAFGKAKMGSESWVVGALVLGPLYLGRFYIVARVGLWLVFVLAVVSAVEYFVRFGPRVISQPAE is encoded by the coding sequence GTGAATATCCCGAACTATCTCACCCTGGCGAGGATCGTGGCCATCCCGGCCATGGTCGCCGCCCAGCTGATCCAATTCCGGGGGCACGACCTGGTGGCCTGCGCCATCTTCGTCTTCGCCTCGCTGACGGACTGGCTGGACGGCTGGCTGGCCCGCCGGAAAGGCCTGGTCACCGTCCTCGGCCAGCTGCTCGACCCCACCGCCGACAAGCTCCTCATCGCCTCGGCGCTGATCTGTCTCGTCGAGCTCGGCCGGGTGCCGGCCTGGGCGGCCATCGTCATCATCGGGCGGGAGATCGCCGTGACGGGCTTCCGGGCCATGGCCTCGTCCAAGGGCATCAACATCCCGGCTTCGGCCTTCGGCAAGGCCAAGATGGGCAGCGAATCGTGGGTCGTCGGGGCCCTGGTCCTGGGACCGCTCTACCTGGGCAGGTTCTACATCGTGGCCAGGGTCGGGCTGTGGCTCGTTTTCGTCCTGGCCGTCGTCTCCGCCGTCGAATATTTCGTCCGCTTCGGGCCGCGGGTCATCTCACAGCCCGCCGAATAG
- the fabD gene encoding ACP S-malonyltransferase has translation MTIAYLFPGQGSQAVGMGKDLYDRSAEVRGLFEQADAALGFPLSRLCFEGPEEELRLTRNTQPALLVVSTAACLLLGRDPAVAAGHSLGEYSALVAAGSLGFEDAVRLVHKRGRLMQEAVPVGAGGMAAVLGVPGDEVERRLAGVRSGVVQIANWNSDDQIVISGEKAALEEALAAIRAPRSVMLPVSAPFHSRLMRPAEERLAADLDAAAFGPLRFPIVTNVDAALVRTGEEARDALKRQVSRAVLWTRSMAVLRDLGVDACVECGPGKVLTGLLKRIARGWDKAPALHNAESWEGVEKARAALFGGL, from the coding sequence ATGACCATCGCCTATCTCTTTCCCGGACAGGGATCGCAGGCCGTCGGCATGGGCAAGGACCTCTACGACCGTTCGGCCGAGGTCCGGGGGCTTTTTGAGCAGGCGGACGCGGCCCTGGGCTTCCCGCTCTCCAGGCTCTGTTTCGAGGGGCCCGAGGAGGAGCTGCGGCTGACCCGGAACACCCAGCCCGCCCTCCTGGTCGTCAGCACGGCCGCGTGCCTGCTCCTCGGCCGGGACCCGGCCGTGGCGGCGGGCCACAGCCTGGGCGAGTACTCGGCCCTGGTCGCGGCGGGCAGCTTGGGCTTCGAGGACGCCGTCCGGCTCGTCCACAAGCGCGGCCGCCTCATGCAGGAGGCCGTGCCCGTGGGCGCCGGCGGCATGGCGGCCGTGCTCGGCGTCCCGGGCGACGAGGTCGAGCGGCGGCTGGCCGGCGTGCGCTCGGGCGTCGTCCAGATCGCCAACTGGAACAGCGACGATCAGATCGTCATCTCCGGCGAGAAGGCCGCGCTCGAGGAGGCCCTGGCGGCGATCCGCGCGCCGCGGTCCGTGATGCTGCCGGTCAGCGCGCCCTTCCACTCCCGGCTGATGCGGCCGGCCGAGGAACGGCTGGCCGCCGATCTCGACGCCGCGGCCTTCGGCCCGCTGCGCTTTCCGATCGTCACCAACGTCGACGCCGCGCTCGTCCGGACCGGCGAGGAGGCCCGCGACGCCCTCAAGCGGCAGGTCAGCCGGGCGGTGCTGTGGACGAGATCCATGGCCGTGCTGAGGGACCTGGGGGTCGACGCCTGCGTCGAGTGCGGGCCGGGCAAGGTCCTGACCGGCCTCCTCAAGCGCATCGCCCGGGGCTGGGACAAGGCGCCGGCGCTCCACAACGCGGAGAGCTGGGAGGGCGTCGAGAAGGCGCGGGCGGCCCTATTCGGCGGGCTGTGA